The following nucleotide sequence is from Herpetosiphonaceae bacterium.
GCTCTTCAAGGAAGGCGCTGAGGGTATTCTCGACAGCCGCCGCTTCGACCTGGCGATGTACGCCTGGGGTTCGGGCGTCGATCCGTCGCACACTCTGTACCGCAGCGACTTCATCCCGACTCCGGAGAATAACTACTCCGGCCAGAACAACCCCGGCTATAGCAATTCTGAGTTCGACGCGGCTGCCAAGGCGACCACGATCGAGCTGAACAAGGAGAAGCGCCGCGAGCTGGATAAGGCTCCGCTGGTGATCGCCAACAAGGAGCTTCCGACCTTCCCGCTGTATCAGCGCGTGAACGTCGGCGCGTTCAACCCGGCGGTCACGGGCATCAAGCTCGACCCGACCAGCGACCGCGACCTGTTCAATATCGAAGACCTCGACATCAACAAGTAGTCGTTGGTGAAACGGTGTGGACGTGGGGATGGAGCAAGCCTTCATCCCCACGCCGCTACCTCGTCTGAGACGGAGCTGAGATCATCTAAATCGAAAAATGTATTATGATTAGCCCTAGCTTTTGTTTCTAGCTCTCTAGCAAGGGAATTTTTGGGGGCTTCCCCCAAACCCCCGGCCTCACGGCGCACGAGGAGTAACGACAGGATATGGTTACATTTCTGATCCGACGCTTCTTCCAGATGGGCCTTGTGCTCTTAATCTCTACCATCGTTGTGTACGTTATTTTGAGCCTTGTGCCGGGCGGTCCGTTGGATGCCCTGCTGGAGCAGAGCGATCCCCGCGCGCGGCCCAGCGCGGGCGACATCCAGCGTATGCAGAAGGCGATGGGCCTGGATAAGCCGCTCTATTTGCAGTATGTCACCTGGCTGGCGGGCGATACCTGGCTCGACAACGTTGGCCTGGAGCAGTACGCGGGTGAGCGCAAGGGCATTATTCGCGGCGACTGGGGCGTTTCGTGGAAGATCGAGCGTAACCGATCGGTGATGGAGGTGATCGGGCGGCGGCTGCCTGACACCCTGCGCCTGATGATTACCTCGACGCTGCTTTCAGTGTTGCTGGCGATCCCGATCGGCGTGTACTCGGCAGTGAAGCAGTACTCGCGGCTCGACTACTTCTTCACCACCTTTAGCTTCCTGGGTATTTCGCTGCCGTCCTTCTGGTTTGGCCTGATGCTGATCGCGGCGACGCTGGCGATGCACCGCAAGGGCTTCTTCTACTTCCCGACCGGCGATGTGCTGGCGCTCCGCGATTATACCGTGCCAGGCCTGGGCACGGTCGAGGCGCGATCACTTACGGATCGGGTGATGCATCTGGTGATGCCGGTGGTGGTGCTTGGCCTGCTCAATCTGGCCGGGTTTAGCCGCTTCCTGCGCTCGTCGATGCTTGAGGTGCTCAAGCAAGACTATGTGCGCACGGCGCGCGCCAAGGGGCTGCGCGAGCGCGTCGTGGTGCTCAAGCACGCGATGCGCAACGCGCTGATCCCGCTGATCACAATCTTTGTGTTCACGATCCCCAACGTCTTCAGCGGCGCGCTGATTACCGAGACGATCTTCAACTATAAAGGGCTGGGCTTCTTGTATATCCAGGCGCTGGGGCAGAAAGACTGGCCGATCGTGTCAGCGTTTTTGCTGATCAACGCGATCTTGATCGTCATCGCCAATTTGCTGGCCGACATCCTGTACACGGTTGCCGACCCACGTATCCGGCTTGACTAGCCGCTGACGGACCGACACCCGGCGATCCGTCTACGATCCGAATCCGGAAGCATGATACAAAGGTAGGAAGATATGGCTGTTGCTACGCCACAGATGGAAGGCTCCGAGATCCTTCAGAATAAGGTTGAAAACCCGATTATCACCGTGCTGCGGCGCTACGCACGGCACCGCCTGGCGGTCCTCAGCACGATTGTGCTCGGCACGATTATCATGATGTCGCTCGCCGCGCCCTGGATCTCCTCATACGACCCGAACTACAATGTTCCGCCGAACAAGAATCTGCCGCCATCGTGGGAGCACCTGATGGGCACCGATTACATCGGGCGCGATATTTTCTCGCGGGTGATCCACGCCGGACGTGTATCGCTGGGGATCGCGTTCATCACGGTGCTGTG
It contains:
- a CDS encoding ABC transporter permease, producing MVTFLIRRFFQMGLVLLISTIVVYVILSLVPGGPLDALLEQSDPRARPSAGDIQRMQKAMGLDKPLYLQYVTWLAGDTWLDNVGLEQYAGERKGIIRGDWGVSWKIERNRSVMEVIGRRLPDTLRLMITSTLLSVLLAIPIGVYSAVKQYSRLDYFFTTFSFLGISLPSFWFGLMLIAATLAMHRKGFFYFPTGDVLALRDYTVPGLGTVEARSLTDRVMHLVMPVVVLGLLNLAGFSRFLRSSMLEVLKQDYVRTARAKGLRERVVVLKHAMRNALIPLITIFVFTIPNVFSGALITETIFNYKGLGFLYIQALGQKDWPIVSAFLLINAILIVIANLLADILYTVADPRIRLD